From Solibacillus sp. FSL W7-1464:
GCTGGTGTTACCTGGAAAATCATTCTGCCTCTTCTCGGCGGGGCAGCTGTTGTCGGCGGATCATTATTATGGATGGCCCTGTATATGCAGGATTTCCTTGAAAAGACATTCGGATTCCAGCCATACCAATTCGCCCGGATCTACTCATGGCTAGACCCATACTCATATGCGACTTCAGACGGCTATCATTTAATTACTTCACTAAATGCCATTGGCTCCGGTGAAGTATTCGGTAAAGGATTCCTGGCACGTGAAGTATATGTAGCTGAAAACCATACCGACTTTATCTTTGCAGTAATTGGCGAAGAATGGGGCTTTATCGGTGCAAGCGCTGTTATTTGCCTATACTTCCTGTTAATTTACCACTTAACAAAAATGACGCTTTTGCTAAAAGATCCGTTTTGTACTTATGTATGTGCCGGGATTATCGCCATGATTACATTCCATGTATTCGAAAACATCGGTATGACGATACAACTTCTGCCCATTACAGGGATTCCGTTACCTTTCATTAGCTATGGCGGTAGTTCGATGATGGGGAATGCTTTAGCAATCGGTCTCGTCTATAGTATGAAGTTTCATTACCGGACATATATGTTTACAACAAATGATCCGGACGACGAATAAAATTAAAGGACCTGCGTATATCGCAGGTCCTTTTTTATTGCTTAATATGAAAGTAAGGTGCGATGAACTGGGTTTCACCACACCTTACTTTCATTAATTTTGCGTTTGTGGAGTTTGTGTTGGTGGTGTTAAAACTTTTAAAAGCTCAAGACGAGATTTCGTAACTGTCGCCGTAACACCTAATTTTGATAAGTTTGTAACAATACGCTTTAAATCAATCTCTTTCGCCATTTGATTACACCTCAAACTTTCCTTTGTTAATATATATAACGATATTTCATGTTAAAAGTTTCAAATTAATAAGGTCAGACCTTCTACTAATTCATATGTTACCACGTAAAAACTAATTTTTCTTTCCTGTTTTGTGACAAAACTAAAACATAATTAATTTTAACCTTTTATTATCTATAATAAACCTTTTCAGGAAATATTTTAAGAAATTTTTTCCTTTTAAATTTTATAATTACTTTTGAATTAATTTACATAATCTACTCGAATACATGTTATTTAATAATTTGATTTTATATATGTAGTTAAAATGAATTGCCTTATTTTTCGAATGATGTTTAACAAAAATTACAAGTGGAAATATTGTAAAATATCATGACAATTTTTGAAGTAATACTTATTAAAATCAAACAAATTTCCGACCTTACATTTCCATTAAACTCACCATTACCCATAGTTACTTCAGTAGGAGGAACTTTAAATGTCACATATAGAAAAAAATATTTATATCCCTAAAGAATTAATACATTTTCATACGAGCTTAAGTCATTCAGCTGAGCAAGCAGCTATTTTAAAACCAGTGAAACAACCCGCATTTTTGCATGAAAGCAAATTTGCCGGTCTACCCTTTTTAACAAATAAAATGGAACACCCGAAAGACAATCACAATCACTACATGCTTTTTTTGGCACAACTTAACTTTGCGGAAATTCAGCTTGATTACCCATTTCCACAAGATGGTATATTACAATTTTATATCCCGCAGCAATGTTATGAAAAGGAAAAGTTTCAGTCAGAATGTCGGTCATTTAAAGTACAATATATACCTTTTCAAGGTCAATATAATGAGTTTATTCATGATTTCACATATTTAAAGGACGTAAACACTAGCAGCTTCCCGATTCGGCAAGAGATGAAGCTCATTCCAAAAACTCAATTCGAACCAGTGTCGGCAATGGACTACCGGTTAAATAATTATTTTAAACCTGAAATAATGGATGCCCCCATTACATTGGATGACCGTTCATTTCAAGATGTGTATTTAGAAAGTTATTTAGCTGCCGAACATAAAATTGGCGGTTATCCATATTTTATACATCAGGATTTCAGAAAAGCATCACCTTATTTACAGCACTATGACACTTTATTACTGCAAATCGTTTCAAACGATGAGCAAAATATTATGTGGGGGGATAGTGGAATCATCAGCTTCTTCATCAACTCCAAAAAATTAGCACAATGTGATTTCTCGGATATTTACTTCCATGTTGAGGAATACTAAACCATTTAGAAACACTCGTTTAAATAATAATTGAGTGTTTCTTTTTTTGTTTTGCATCCATAGGCTATAATGATATGAAAGAAGGAAAGTAGGTGAATCTTTTGAGCGCAATTATTCAAAGTTCCATTCTGGTACCACTTATTATGTTTATAAATGTTCTATTTGCCCTGACTGTCATCTTTTTAGAGCGCAAAAAACCTTCATCAACTTGGGCATGGTTGCTCGTTCTTTTTTTCTTGCCGTTTGTTGGATTTTTCCTCTACTTATTATTAGGAAGACAATTGAGAAAGAAGCATTTATTCCGATGGGATGGCAGAAAAGATATTGGCATTGAACAATTAATTAATTATCAGATTGAAGCAATCGAGAATAATGAACTGGAACTGCGTGCAGAACATATTAAAAGTTATAATCATCTTATCTATATGAATTTAAAAACAAACAATGCTGTCCTGACACAGGATAACGATGTAAAGATTTTCGATGATGGCAGTGATAAGTTCGAAGCACTTATAAATGATATTCAACATGCAAAAAACCATATTCATATTCAATACTATATTTTCAAACTGGATAATTTAGGTCAACGCATTGTAAATGCTTTAATAAAAAAGGCTAAACAAGGTGTAAAAGTAAGGGTACTGTTTGATGAAATGGGCTCACGCGGAGTTCGGAAGCGGCATTTTAAAGAACTGATCGAAGCAGGCGGTGAAGTAGAAGTGTTTTTCCCTTCGATTTTGCCTCTCATCAATCCACGTTTAAACTTTAGAAATCACAGGAAAATTTCCATAATAGATGGGCGTATCGGCTATATAGGAGGTTTTAACGTTGGGGATGAATATTTAAGTTTATCGGACCGGTTCGGCTACTGGCGTGATACCCACTTACGTATTGAAGGGAGCGCAGTCCACCCGTTGCAGACTCGCTTCATTTTAGACTGGAATCAGGCTAGCGCCAAAAATGATATATGCTATGCGGAGCGCTATTTCCCGATAATCCCTCAAAAAGGAACCGCTGCAATCCAGATCATTTCAAGTGGGCCTGATACAGAATGGGAAGTCATTAAAAACAATTATTTGCATTTAATCGCAAATGCAAAAAAATACGTGTACATACAGTCCCCGTATTTCATCCCGGATGAATCTTTTTTTGATGCTATCCGGATCGCTGCCCTCTCCGGGATCGATGTGCGGATTATGATTCCTAATAAACCGGACCATTTGTTTGTCTATTGGGCAACGTATTCCTATGTTGGACCTCTCGTTGAAGCGGGCGCAAAAGTGTACCAGTACGAAAAGGGCTTTATACATGCCAAAATGATAGTCGTGGATGATGAAATTGCTTCAGTCGGCACCGCTAATATCGATGTACGAAGCTTTAGTTTGAACTTTGAAGTGAATGCACTTCTTTATGATAGATTATTGGCACACCGCCTTGCTGAAATATTTGAAAGCGATATATTAGACTGCTCAGAGCTCACATATGAACTGTATAAAAACCGGTCCAACTTTATTAAATTCAAAGAATCCATTTCACGTTTACTGTCCCCGATTCTCTAGGATTGGGAATTGTAGAGTTGAAATCCTTTGGAGTACAGTAAAAAACCAATTTCCTCCAGAGTGGGAAAATTGGTTTTTTCTTTTACAATTTAGTTTTTAGTCTTATTGAATTCCTAAATATTCTTCCAGCGTTACGCCTGCTTCATATATTTTTGTCGCTAGTTCACCCTCTAAATAGCGGAAATGCCATGATTCATGCATGAAACCTGTAATCTCTTCTTTTCCTTTTGGATAACGTAATATGAACCCGTACTTATGGGCATTTTGTGCCAACCACTGTCCTGCTGCCGTGGCGCCGAAATCATTTGTCAGCCACAAATCTTCACGACCCTTTTCTCCAATATCAAAAGCAAGTCCAGTTTGATGCTCGGAATACCCTGGTCTTGCACTATAGCGATCTGCCGCTTCCTTCCCATCTCGCTTCACATATCGGTCGTATAGTGTTTTTTGATACTCGTAAGAACGGAAACCACTAAAAGCAACGAGCTCTATTCCATTTTCCATCGCTGCTTTTGCCATTATTTCAAAAGCAGCACGCGCCTTAGGATCTTCCCCTTTATTGTAAGTAGAAGGAAGGGGATTTTTCTTATTCGCAATTAAAACTCCATTTACAAAAGTAGGCTCTGTTGCAGGCTTTTGACCAACAATATATCCATTTTCCATCTCCACTTCTTCCGTAGCGGGCGGAGTTTCTTTAGCAGGCTGTTTAACAGGCTGCTCCCCGGAATTTACCGCGGGATTTTCACTGTTTTTTTCTGAAGAAGCCAAATCATCAGCATTTTGATCTTGTGGCTTCGACGGCTCTGGTTCATTTGATTTATTTTGCATTTCTTCATTTTCCAGTTCATTTGGTGCAACAGATTCGTCTTCTGTACCAGGTTGTGCTACTTCAAATTTATAATAAATTGACCCTAAGATCGCGATTAAAATAACAATTGAAATGGATACAATCATTGCGATCGGACTTTTTCTCTTTGCTTTTCTGTTCATTCCATTTCGCCTTCTTTTTATATTTTTATCCTGTGACAATAACAAATAAAACAATAATCGATAAAACCGCAAAAATCATCGACATTTTCTGCATCCATTTTGCTTCTTTTTCATGACCCTTTTCTTTAAATGTACGCGAACGGAAAAAATTCGTAAACGTAAACATAATCGTCATAGCTAAAATGGCCGCCTCCATATTTTGTTTTACAATGAAAAATAATGCGGTTAAACTAGCTCCAGCAACTAAGATGAGTGAGATCACTCTTTCATATTTTTTCATTTTTCTCTCCTTACATGATGATTGCATGTTCTCATTCAAAGCAATCTATTTTTCAACCTTTGTTTAGTATAAAACTAGCTTAATTGATAATGCAATTTTGAAAATCTTAAAGGCACAAACTAGCTTTCAAAACAAAAAACTCTACATGTAATAATATATACCATGCAGAGTTTTCATATATTATTCTTTTTTTTCTGAAACTTTCAGCCGAAAGAGAATAAAGTAATTAAACACCTTCGTACTCTACTTCCGGAATTTCAAATCGGAAAAATTCATGATGCAATTCATCACGGAAATGTTTAGGTGTAACACCTGTATATTTCTTGAAAATTCTAGTGAAATAACTCTGATTACAGAAATGGAATTGATCTGAAATTGACGTTATACTTTTATTAGTATGACGCAAATAGTATTGGGATTCCTCTACACGGCGAACATTTAAATACTCCACTAAAGTGATCCCGACATGCTCACGGAAAATACGCGATAAATGACTCGTACTAATATGGAAATTCGCTGCAATACTTTCAACTGTTAGATCATTTTCCAGCTCATCATTTATGTACATAATTACTTTGTTTACTGTTTGGTGACGGAATGTAGGCTGCTTTCGGTCAGCAATAAAGTACACATAAAAATCGATTAAGTCATCTGCAAATTGCAGAAACTCGGCATCCTTCATCTTGTTTTCAATCATATCTGCACATGCTAAATTGAAGGCAAACGCTTTTTTAGAAGGGACTTGATTATCTAAAAGCTTACGCGCAACAATTGAGGATAACGTAACAAAGTACGAGCGCACTACTTTAATGACTTGTTTTCCGAAGCGTGCGGATAATATGTCTATAATTTCGTGTAATGTCTTCTTCGCTTTTGCTACTTCTAAATGATAAACTTCAAAAATCAATCGAGATTCCAGAACAAAAAAATCTTCTATACCAGCATATTGATTGATATTGTCAATCTCTTGAAAATACCGTTTTGAAATTGTTTCCGAGATTGAATATTGATGTAGTTGCATAAGTTACCCCATCTTTCTTCAGAATGACCTTCTATTACTTATTTAGAAAGACAAGCCTAATACAAATGTACAAGAATTTGTCATATTTCTGCAGATGTACCTTACATGACCATTCTGCATTTCATAATAAGTGATATTATTATATTAATGATAAGAAATTTCCATAGTAAATTTCTTTTATTAAGCAAAGTAATTATTTATACAATTTTATATTTATACTATTACAGTACGCTTTGTTCTCCGTACAATCGTACATTTTATTAGTAACTATAGTGAATATTACCATATTACAAGTTTTGCTTTCAACCTAATTTTAACAATTACCCTAGGACAAAATTATTAGGTTACTTCCAATTAAAGAAATAAAGGAATTTAAAAATGCATATTTCTCCCAATCATACTCTTTTAGCATAGTAATTTTCACGCTATTTTTTCATTAAATATTTCTTGAAAAAGATTCCTTTTTAAATCTTCAAAAAATAATTTTCGATTTAAAAAATCTTCCTCACCCAATTTCTTTAAATATGTAGTAAAATAGTTCATAATTGTATAAAATGCTTATAAAGAGGTGTTATAAAGTGGATCCAAGACAAATAGAAGAAATTATGGAAGTCATTAAAGAATTTTTCCCTGAAAATACATCAATTGCTATTTCAGATACAAATGAGTATTTATATTACCAGCCAAGCAAAAAAGTAGATTTGAAAATCAAACCGGGCGATCCGATTAAAGAAGGTTCTGCTGCATACAAAGCATTAACTTACGGCCAAAAGATCAATTCATACATTGAATCGGACGTATTCGGAGTTCCATATTACGGAATGAGTATCCCTCTCATTGAAGAAGGCGAAACTAAAGGTGCTATTACAGCAATCTTCCCTCAAAAACCTTCTCCATTCTTAACAAATTATATTACAGTGAAAATTGACGACTGCTGGTACCCAATTAAACACAACCAAGTAATATATCTGGAGACTCAATTGCGTAAAACATTTGTAAAAACGATGCACCGTGAAGGCTATCACCGCTTGAACTTAAGTGACTTAGAGCTATTTTTAGCTCCTGATTCGTTCATCCGCTGCCACCGTTCTTATATTGTAAATATCGATTACATTGACGAAATCCAGCCAGATTCACACTCAACTTTCTTATTAATTATGAAAGACGGTACACGTATTCCTGTAAGCCAACGCTATGCAAGCTACTTCCGTCGTTCTTTAGGATTCTAAAATAATGTAAAAGCGATCCGTACATACGGGTCGCTTTTTTATTTTCATCCCTCCCCTTAGTCTTTTGACCTATTTCCCCGACTTTAATTGTGCATATTTGCTAAAAGTTTAATTAACCCAATTAAGATACAATCCTTTTTCTACTCTCTTTTACGTTAATTTTCTCTAATAATCATCTTTTAAGCGCTTTTATGTTGTGCGTGAAGTAAATGTGACAATTTGATGATAATATTAGCATAAATGCCGGTTTACTACCTGGTGAAAAACACAGAAAATTACAAAATTTTTCTGTTTATCAAACGATTAAATAACTTATTAGGGGAGGATTTATTAATGGATCCACGAGTTGAGAAACGTTTAGGTTTAAAACAATTAGTAGATAAAGTTGTATCTGCTGAAGAAGCTGCTGCTTTAATCCAAGATGGCACAGTGGTAGGGATGTCAGGATTTACTCGCGCAGGTGATGCTAAAGTTGTACCAATGGCATTAGTAGAGCGCGCTAAAAACGAAAAATTTAAAATTGATGTATATACAGGGGCTTCATTAGGTCCTGAAGTTGATAACTACTTAGCTGCTGCTGGTGTTATCAACAAACGCGGTCCTTTCCAAGGGGATGCGGTAATGCGCGGTTTAGTTAACAAAGACCAAATTTCTTATGTAGACGCACACCTTTCTCACAATGCTGAGTTAGTACGTCAAGGAATTATCGGTCCGATTAAACACTTAATTTTAGAAGCAGTTGCAATTACAGAAGACGGTTTAATTATTCCATCAAACTCTGTAGGTAACTCACCAATTTTCGCTGAATATGCAGAGAACATTATTATCGAATTAAATATCTCTCATCCGGAAGCATTGATCGGTATTCACGATATATATGTTCCTGGTGAACAAGGTAAGCGTGAAGCGATTCCAATGACAAATGCTGAGCAACGTATCGGTGAAATCGGTATTAAAGTGGATCCAGCTAAAATTAAAGCAATCGTTATTTCCGAAGAGCCTGACGCTCCTTCATTAATCGTTCCTCCAGATGAGGAAACACAAACAATGGCAAACATTTTATTAGACTTCTTCCGTTCTGAAATCAAAGCGGGCCGTTTAACAAATGAATTAATGCCATTACAATCAGGTGTAGGATCTGTAGCAAACGCAGTATTAGACGGCTTTGCTGATGCAGAATTCGAAAACTTGGTAGTTGCTTCTGAAGTATTGCAAGATGCAGTATTCAACTTGATTGATGCTGGTAAAGTACGCTTTGCAGCTGCAACTTCTATTACACTTACAGAAGAATTACAGAAAAAAGTTTACGGCAACTTAGAAAAGTATGCTGATAAAATTTGCTTACGTCCACAGGAAATTTCTAACCACCCAGAGCTTATCCGTCGTTTGGGCTTAATCTCAATTAACACTGCTCTAGAGTTAGATATTTATGGTAACGTAAACTCTACACACGTTTCAGGTACTAAAATGATGAACGGTATCGGCGGTTCTGGTGACTTCGCACGTAACGCTCGTCTTGGTATCTTTGTAACAAAATCATATGCAAAAGGCGGCGCGATTTCTTCAATCGTACCAATGGTTTCTCACGTAGACCACACTGAGCACGATGTAGATGTAATTGTAACTGAACAAGGTATCGCTGACTTACGCGGACTTGCTCCAAAAGAGCGCGTAAAATTAATCATTGAAAACTGTGCTCACCCAGATTTCAAAGAGCAGTTATGGGATTACTATAACCGCGCTTACGAAGCAACTGGCGGCGCACACACTCCTCACATCTTAGAGGAAGCTCTATCTTGGCACGTTAATCTTGCTAAAAACAAAACAATGAAAAAAGAAACAGCTAACGCTTAATCTTTATACATGTTAAAGGGTTTGTTTGAAACGTTTTATAACGTTTCATGACAAACCCTTTTTATCGTTTTGAGGTCTAATACCTTGCTCACTACGTTATTAACCCTACATGTATCATAAAAAAAAGGAGGCTAAGTTCCCGCCTGCCTTGTTTTTATATTGTTTACACAACTGCTTATGCTCGTTTGTCCTGTTCATAATTGTAGTAATCAGTTGTTGTTTGTGCGCCTTCTTCGACCATCTGGTTACCTTCTAACGTATGATCTGCAACTTCACCAGCTGTCGATGCAACTTCCTCCAATGATTCTTTTTTGTAATCATCTTTTCCGACTGAAGCCGATTTCGCAATATTTGTATCCAAATCTCCTGTAGATGATGGATGTGCATCTTCATTACTGTAACCAGCCGTTTTACCTTGGACTTTCTCCATTAAACCTTGCACTCCACCACTTTCATTTACCTTGCCTTTTGCTTTATTCAAATAATCCATTGCTTTATCGCGGTTTTCCTTTTTACTTAGAAATGAAGCAGCACCTGCTAATAAACCTGCGACTACAACGCCTTTACCTTTTAATTTAGCCATAATAATATTACCTCCTACTTCGGAATTTAATTTCACTTTTCATATAAATTAATATACCCTTCGTAATTCTTTTAAAACATTCAGTGTTATAGGATTAAAAACTACCTGAATTGGATAAATATATATAAATAAAAAATAAAAGGAGTGTTCAACATGTTTCAAAACAAAGAAATTACATATAAAGGTACCGAAATTATTATGCTTCTCGGTGTATCTGGAGTAATTACAGCTATGATTTCATTATTTGTCGGGTTTTAAACAAAAATGATATTAAATCGAAAAAACATTATAATTCCATAATAAAACACGATTTCCAAAATAAATGAAAATCGTGTTTTTTATATGCTGCTATACCTTTACATCGTCATACGCGTCACTTTTTTGGAATGAAGAAACGACATATGAGCAAATGGCATTCATCTTATAATTATTTTCTCGAGCATAGTCCGCAGCTGCATCTAAAAGCTTTTTAGCTACCCCTTGGCCGCGCAATACATCCGATACATACGTGTGATCCATATTCATGATTCCATCCCTTAAAACCCAAGTAATCTCAGCTACACGCTGACCATTCAATTCATATTCCAGAGCACCATAGTTGTTCCCTTTGTCTTTAAAAGTAAATTCCATATTTCTCCCTCCTTCTGTAATTCACAATATACCATAAACTGAATTTTCAACAAAAACAAAAGCACCCGATTTACAGGTGCTTTTATGACTATTTTATTTGAACCAAGATGAAATGGTATTGATTAAATTATTAAAGAAATTTTTGACGCTTTGCCAAAATCCTTCATCCTCCAATAATGCACCGAACTTCTCATCGAACTTTGCTGTTAAATCCGATAGCTGTGAAGATAATTTACTGAAGTCGATATTCAGATTACTAATTCGGTCCATCAAATCAACCAAAAGCTGACGGTCTGCTTCGCTTAAATTGATTTGCAGTTTGTTCAGCTGTTCTTCAACAATTTGTTTGACTTCTTCTTTTGTTGCCGGTTTATTTTCAGCAATTGCTTTCTTAATTTCTGTTAATAATTCTGCAACTTGTGCATCTGAAACTCCTGCTGATTCAGCAATTGATGTAGCAACGGATAATTCGTCATTCGCAACATCTGTACGCTCAATATCTAATGTCTCACCCGTTTTTGCTTCATATGCTTTATATATTCCGACTAATGCAGAGTGACCTGTTACCGGTTTTGGTGCTGCAATTTCCACAACTGCATCTTCAATACCTGCCGTTAACATGGCATTTGCATACATTTCCGATGTTACTTGTGTAATATTATCTGGTGTTACGATACTGATTGTAAGTCCCTTGCCTGCATCTTGACGTGTAATTTTCGCAGATGAGAACATGCGTGAACTTGGGTTACTATCTTTTATATATTTTGCTAAATCCTGTCCTGAAATTGTGATTTCATCTACTTCTGTTTCCTGATCAACACGCAAAGCAGTTTTCACTGTTTCTTTTTCATCAGCAGATAAGTTACTTCCATAAACAACGATTGGTACACCTAGCTTTTCATTGATTGGATTTTTTTGTTCCGTAGTCGCCGCAGAAGCGTTCATTGGTAAAACGAAAGAAATCAATAACGCAAATGCAGCAATGACAGCCATCCATTTTTGTCTCATTTATAAATCCCCCTTTGCGAATGTATATGATGTCCCATTTTACTATACATTCTTTAATTAATACGAATAAAAAAAGTAAAAGGTTTCATATGCATTTCCCCTTTTACTTATAGTTATATCTAAACGATTTCAGTCCAGCCGTCTTTTTGTTTAATTTTACGAGCTTTCATTAAAGTACCTAGCGCACGCTTAAATGAACCTTTACTCATATTGAACATTTCTGTAATTTCCTCTGGTGTTGATTTATCACCAAATGGCATTTTCCCTCCGACACTTTCCAAATATGCAAAGATTTTTTCCGCATCTTCACCTAAACGCTCGTGTTTTCGAGGTAAAAATGATCCGTTTAACGAGCCATCTTCCTTCACATCTACAATGCGTACCTGTACTTCTTGTCCTAAACGTGGCTCAGCCTTCATTTCTGATTCATGTACGAAAATACGATACGGATTTTCAACGCCTAATAAAAATGATCCTACCGGCAATAGACGGTATGGTCGAGCAGTAATGTTTTTATTGAACATGTCTTCTGCTGCGCCTTCAAACATGTCATTGACTTTTTCTTCTGTAATTAAACGACCGAATAAATCCCCGTTGCGATCCGTACGTAATGTAATATATAAATGATCTCCTGCTTCCGGCCATACTTCTTCAATAGCCGGTAAGTCTTCAGCACGGACTAATACTTCGCGGGATGTACCAATATCGCAGAAAGCACCTTCTTTTGTTACTTTCAACACACGCGCCCAACCGTAATCTGCTTCTGTAATATGCGGAATAGCTGTTGTTGCCTGAAGGTCTCCACGGCGATCCGTATAAAGGAAAACCTTTAAAACATCGCCAAGAGCAATCGTTTCTGCCACATCTGATGCATTTAAAGGAATTTCCAAATCTCCATTCGTTAAAATATAGCGCGACCCTTGTTCTTCCAATACCGTTAATTCGACAACTTGTCCTGATTTTATTAATTGATTCATCATATTCTCCTTTTTCTTGTTAATCATTACATACTATGATTTGATTTCATTTCTTCCAGCTTTTTTGTTATTTGAGGTTCTTCTTCTAAAAGCTGCACCAGATCCGCAATACGATCAATGGAATCCCAGCTCAAGTGATGTTCGATACCTTCAACGTCTTCATATATACGTTCTTCATCAACCCCTATTAAACGCAAAAATTGTTCCAGCAAATCATGTCGCTGAACAAGTCTCTTCCCTAACTTTTGCCCTTTTGGCGTTAATGTTAAGCCTCTATATTTTTCATATATTAAATAGCCGTCTTTATCCAATTTCTGCACCATTTTTGTAACGGAGGAAGGTAGAACAGATAAAGCTTCCGCAATATCGGACACACGTGCATACCCCTTATGTTCAATTAGTAGATAAATTTGTTCAATGTGGTCCTCCATGCTAGGTGTTGGCATAGCTGTTCCCTCTCTTTCCAATTGCTTCTTTCAGTTTACTACAATTTCAAGCAAAAAGTTAACTGAAAACAGTAAACGATTAAATATACATTAGCTTAGTCAGAAGAATCAGCTTCAAATACAAAGAAAGCAGGTTGGCCAACTATTGCCGAAAATTCGGGACATTTTTAATAGTCATCCTGCGCTAAAAGGTGTTAAAAGAAAGAGGCTATTGCAATTAGTATGTCCCTAATTGAATAACCTCTTCATTTTATCTTTTATTAACCTTGATATTGTTTGTCTATTTACAAAAAGAATGCATTGAATTCACTTTTTATGGATGCTTAGGATATTGTTTTACAATGTGAAGTGCATGGATAATTTGTTTATTAATTTCTTCAAGATATTCCGGTGTGCTCATTTGTTTAAATACAGCATCTCTCGTCTCGTCCGATGTAACATAACGAGCAGGCAATACATTTAAAACTATTGCATTCACATCCATCTCACATTGTTCACAATGGCAAAATGTTTGATATTCAACGCCATGCAGCAGAAAACTAACAAGCCCTTTTACTATTTCTTCTGTTACATTTATTAATTTAATACCTGACATTGTCATCTTTCGCCTCATTTATA
This genomic window contains:
- a CDS encoding helix-turn-helix transcriptional regulator encodes the protein MQLHQYSISETISKRYFQEIDNINQYAGIEDFFVLESRLIFEVYHLEVAKAKKTLHEIIDILSARFGKQVIKVVRSYFVTLSSIVARKLLDNQVPSKKAFAFNLACADMIENKMKDAEFLQFADDLIDFYVYFIADRKQPTFRHQTVNKVIMYINDELENDLTVESIAANFHISTSHLSRIFREHVGITLVEYLNVRRVEESQYYLRHTNKSITSISDQFHFCNQSYFTRIFKKYTGVTPKHFRDELHHEFFRFEIPEVEYEGV
- a CDS encoding M15 family metallopeptidase; translation: MNRKAKRKSPIAMIVSISIVILIAILGSIYYKFEVAQPGTEDESVAPNELENEEMQNKSNEPEPSKPQDQNADDLASSEKNSENPAVNSGEQPVKQPAKETPPATEEVEMENGYIVGQKPATEPTFVNGVLIANKKNPLPSTYNKGEDPKARAAFEIMAKAAMENGIELVAFSGFRSYEYQKTLYDRYVKRDGKEAADRYSARPGYSEHQTGLAFDIGEKGREDLWLTNDFGATAAGQWLAQNAHKYGFILRYPKGKEEITGFMHESWHFRYLEGELATKIYEAGVTLEEYLGIQ
- a CDS encoding Lmo0850 family protein, with protein sequence MAKEIDLKRIVTNLSKLGVTATVTKSRLELLKVLTPPTQTPQTQN
- the cls gene encoding cardiolipin synthase, which codes for MNLLSAIIQSSILVPLIMFINVLFALTVIFLERKKPSSTWAWLLVLFFLPFVGFFLYLLLGRQLRKKHLFRWDGRKDIGIEQLINYQIEAIENNELELRAEHIKSYNHLIYMNLKTNNAVLTQDNDVKIFDDGSDKFEALINDIQHAKNHIHIQYYIFKLDNLGQRIVNALIKKAKQGVKVRVLFDEMGSRGVRKRHFKELIEAGGEVEVFFPSILPLINPRLNFRNHRKISIIDGRIGYIGGFNVGDEYLSLSDRFGYWRDTHLRIEGSAVHPLQTRFILDWNQASAKNDICYAERYFPIIPQKGTAAIQIISSGPDTEWEVIKNNYLHLIANAKKYVYIQSPYFIPDESFFDAIRIAALSGIDVRIMIPNKPDHLFVYWATYSYVGPLVEAGAKVYQYEKGFIHAKMIVVDDEIASVGTANIDVRSFSLNFEVNALLYDRLLAHRLAEIFESDILDCSELTYELYKNRSNFIKFKESISRLLSPIL
- a CDS encoding LytTR family DNA-binding domain-containing protein — protein: MDPRQIEEIMEVIKEFFPENTSIAISDTNEYLYYQPSKKVDLKIKPGDPIKEGSAAYKALTYGQKINSYIESDVFGVPYYGMSIPLIEEGETKGAITAIFPQKPSPFLTNYITVKIDDCWYPIKHNQVIYLETQLRKTFVKTMHREGYHRLNLSDLELFLAPDSFIRCHRSYIVNIDYIDEIQPDSHSTFLLIMKDGTRIPVSQRYASYFRRSLGF
- a CDS encoding YwqG family protein, which gives rise to MSHIEKNIYIPKELIHFHTSLSHSAEQAAILKPVKQPAFLHESKFAGLPFLTNKMEHPKDNHNHYMLFLAQLNFAEIQLDYPFPQDGILQFYIPQQCYEKEKFQSECRSFKVQYIPFQGQYNEFIHDFTYLKDVNTSSFPIRQEMKLIPKTQFEPVSAMDYRLNNYFKPEIMDAPITLDDRSFQDVYLESYLAAEHKIGGYPYFIHQDFRKASPYLQHYDTLLLQIVSNDEQNIMWGDSGIISFFINSKKLAQCDFSDIYFHVEEY
- a CDS encoding FtsW/RodA/SpoVE family cell cycle protein; amino-acid sequence: MDTNNYNFNKRFDWTLTIILILFLGVSLLAIASAQTSGQYGTNFVPKQMLNYAIFAFIVAVVMYFDPDQYKKLAWPLYGMGLILLVAVVAIPASTGITIERNGAHSWFNTPIGSIQPAEFMKTFFILSAAYLISRHNEKYQIKTIKSDMILLGKIGVTLIVPLGLIMLQPDLGSGLVFIAITVALVIVAGVTWKIILPLLGGAAVVGGSLLWMALYMQDFLEKTFGFQPYQFARIYSWLDPYSYATSDGYHLITSLNAIGSGEVFGKGFLAREVYVAENHTDFIFAVIGEEWGFIGASAVICLYFLLIYHLTKMTLLLKDPFCTYVCAGIIAMITFHVFENIGMTIQLLPITGIPLPFISYGGSSMMGNALAIGLVYSMKFHYRTYMFTTNDPDDE